The Streptomyces sp. TLI_105 DNA segment CCGCCCGCGAGTTCGGCGGCGGCGCGGGCGGCGGCGAGCAGCGGGGAGACGGTCACGATCCACCGCGCGGAGGAGTCGCGGAGCTGCTTGGCGAACTCCTCGGGCGTGGCGAGCGGATGAACGGTGGTGACGGAGGCACCCGCGCGCGTGGCGGCGTAGAACGCGACCGGGAACAGGACGGTGTTGGGGCTGTGCAGGGCGAGGACGTCCCCCTTGCGCACCCCGGCCTCCGCGAGTCCGGCGGCCACCCGCCGGTGGAAGGCGTCGACCTGGCCGTAGGTGAGCGTCAGCTCCCCGGCCCCGTCGACGAGGGCCGGGGTGTCCCCGTACGCGGCGGCGCGTCCGAGGACGGCGTCGTGGATGGGCAGGGAGAGGGCGGGAACGGCCTCGTACTCGCTGTGGAACACCATGCGTGGGCCCCCTGGAGAGGTGAAAGGTGGTCGCCAGGATCGCTGCTGCGGGCGGGACTTGGGGAGACCTTGTCAGCCCTCCGAAAAACAATCAAGCGTGCCTGCATGGTTTGTGGCCGGTGGGTCAGCGTTCGCAGGCCACTCCGTCGCCGTCGCGGTCGAGGTGGCTGTCGTAGCCGGGCTCTCCCCGGTGGATGGGGGCGGCGCCGGCGGCGCGGACGGCGGCGCAGTTGGCGTAGGAGACGTCGGCGGGGGCCTCCTCCGTGGTCTGCGCGGGCTCCGGCTCCTCGGTGGTGGGCTCCGGCGCCGGGGTGCGGGTGCGGGCGGGCTTCGGGGCGGAGGTCCGGGGCGGGGTGGTGGTCGGCTCCGGGGTCGGCGCGACGGTGGTGGGCGTCGGCTCCGGGGTGGGCGCCTCGGTGGTCGGGCTCGGCTCGGGGGTGGTCGGGGCGGTGCTCGGCGCGGTGGGCGTCGGGGTCGCGGAGGCCGTCGCCGTCGCGGCGGGCTTCGGGGCGTCCGTGCCGTTCCGCTCCGGGTCGTCGACGGCGAGGGCGATGAGGAACCACAGGGCCGACAGGACCGTGGCCACGATCTTGGTCCGGCCGCTCCAGCGGCTCAGCCAGGCCAGGGCTATGCCGCCCGGCGGGAAGATCACCAACAGGGTGACGACCAGGGCGGGATGCTGCCACCAGCGGCGGGGAGGCGTCCACGGCGGCGGGGGCTGGTACTGGTGGGTGTTCTGGTGCACGCGCGTCTCTCCCGGGACTCAAGGCGCTCGGACGTGAGCGAAATGCAGGGATCGTACACGCGTCCTTCACAACCGGAGGCGGAATCAACCGAGATGGGACGTCAGGCGCCGGTCCAGGGCCCGCTGGCCCCCGGCGAGCCAGCGGACCGGCCAGTGGAGGAGCACCGCCAGGCAGAGCAGCCACCCGAGGCCGTGCACCGCCCAGACGCCGGCCATCGTCGGGCCGCCCCAGGCCTGGTGGTAGTCGGTGTCCAGGTACCAGAGGGGATAGCCGAAGTTCCGCACCGAGTTGAACAGGGCGTACCCGACCAGCGCGAAGGCCGCCAGGTCCAACGGCAGCCCGAGCACGGCCCGGCCGAGCACCCGGGCGCCGGTCCAGCCGTCCCCGCCGGCGAGCCGGGCCCGCAGGCGGGCGGCCCGGCCCGACTGCCCGGTCAGGGTCAGCACGACCGCCGCGAGGCCGGCCGGCAGCGCCAGGAACGCACGGGCGGTGGTGTGGACGGTTCGGCGGATCAGGGTCATCGACGCAGACATCGACGGGCTCCTCGGCTCGTTCGGCGGATGCCCGTACCCTCGCGGCCCCTCGCCGGCCCCGTCGTCACACCCCGGAGCCAACCTCCGTGTCATACCCAGGTGCCACCCGCTCCCCTCCCGCCCCGGAAGCGCGAGGACCGGGGCCCGCTCAGTACGACTTGGGCAGGCCCAGCGTCTGGTGGGACACGTAGTTCAGGATCATCTCCCGGCTGACCGGCGCGATCCTGGCCACCCTGGCCGCCGTGATCAGGCGGGCGAGGCCGAACTCCTTGGTGAGGCCGTTGCCGCCGAGCGTGTGGACGGACGTGTCCACGGCCTTCACGCAGGCCTCGGCCGCCGCGTACTTCGCCATGTTCGCGGCCTCGCCCGCGCCCATGTCGTCGCCCGCGTCGTACAGCCGCGCCGCCTTCTGCATCATCAGCCGGGCCAGTTCGAGCTCGATGTGCGCCTGGGCGAGCGGGTGCGCGATGGCCTGGTGGGCACCGATCGGGGCCTTCCAGACCTGGCGCTCCTTCGCGTACTTCACCGCCTGCGCGAGGGCGTACCGGCCCATGCCGATCGCGAACGCCGCCGTCATGATCCGCTCGGGGTTGAGGCCCGTGAAGAGCTGGAGGAGACCCGCGTCCTCGTCGCCGACGAGCGCCTCGAAGGGCAGGTGCACCTCGTCCAGGGTCAGTTCGAACTGCTTCTCGTCCGCGGCCAGTTCCATCTCGATGTGCCGGCGGCCGAAGCCGGGCGCGTCGCGCGGGACGATGAACAGACAGGGCTTCAGGTTCCCCGTGCGGGCGTCGGAGGTGCGGCCCACGATCAGGGTCGCGTCGGCGATGTCGACGCCCGAGACGAAGACCTTCCGGCCGTTCAGGACCCAGCCGTCCTCGGTGCGCGTCGCCGTCGTCGTGATGCGGTGCGAGTTCGAGCCCGCGTCGGGCTCGGTGATGCCGAAGGCCATCGTCTTCGACCCGTCCGCGAGCCCCGGCAGCCACGCCCGCTTCTGCTCCTCCGTGCCGAAGCGGGAGATGACCGTGCCGCAGATCGCGGGCGACACGACCATCATCAGCATCGGGGCCCCGGCGGCGCCCGCCTCCTCCAGGACGATGGACAGCTCGGCCATGCCGCCGCCCCCGCCGCCGTACTCCTCGGGCAGGTTCACGCCCAGATAGCCGAGCTTGCCCGCCTCGGCCCAGAGCTCGGCGCGGTCGAAGCCGGGGCCGTGGCGGTGGCCGAGGGCGGAGACGGCGGCCCGGAGCGCGGTGTGTTCCTGCGGCTCGATGTCGGTGCTCATACGGGGTCTTCCTCCTGTGCATCGGTCTGTACGACGGCGAGCAGGGCACCGACCTCGACCTGGTGGCCGGGGACGGCGTGGAGCGCGGTGAGCGTGCCGGAGGCGGGGGCGAAGACGCGGTGCTCCATCTTCATGGCCTCCAGCCAGAGCAGGGGCTGCCCGGCGGCGACCCGGTCGCCGACGGCGAGGCCGTCCGCGACCCGGACGACGGTGCCGGGCATGGGGGCGAGCAGGGAGCCGGGCTCCCGCAGGTCGGCCGGGTCGGTGAAGCGGGGGCGGGCGGTGAGGCGGTGGCGGCCGGCGTGGACGGCGTCCTCGTAGGCTGTGACCTCGAAGGTCCTGGCCACTCCCGCCACTTCGAGCCGTACGGTGTCCGGGCTCGCCGACACCACCCGTACGCCCTCCGGGGACACGACCTCGTAGCCACCCTCCCGGGCCGGCCGGTAGCGGATCTCGTGGTCGCCGTACGTCCTCGTCTCGTCCTGCGAGCGGACGTTGCGCCAGCCGCCGCCGAAACGGCCCTCGCGGGAGGCCGCCGAGGCCAGGGCGGCGGCCACGGCCGCGTGCTCCTCGCCCGGCGGAGGCGTGATCAGGGCGTCGAGGTTCCGCTCGTAGAAGCCGGTGTCGAGGGCGGCCGGGTCGGCGTACTCCGGGTGGCGGAGGGACGCCACGAGCAGGTCCCGGTTGGTGACGGGGCCGTGCACGCGGGCCCGTTCCAGGGCGTGGGCGAGCTTCCGGAGCGCCTGCTCCCGGGTCGGGGCGTGGACGATCACCTTGGCGAGCATCGGGTCGTAGTGGACGCCGATCGTGTCCCCGGAGACATAGCCGGTGTCGACGCGCACGCCGCCGTCCCCGGGCACGTCGAAGCGGTGCAGGACGCCGGTCTGCGGGGCCCAGCCGCGCGCCGGGTCCTCGGCGTAGAGCCGGGCCTCGACGGCGTGGCCGCGCGGGGCCGGCGGCTCGGCGGGCAGGGCGCGGCCCTCGGCGACGGCGAGCTGGAGGGCGACGAGGTCGATGCCGTACACCTCCTCGGTGACCGGGTGCTCGACCTGGAGGCGGGTGTTCATCTCCAGGAAGTGCGCGCGGCCGTCGGCGACCAGGAACTCGACGGTGCCCGCGCCGACGTAGCCGACGGCCTTCGCGGCCCGTACGGCGGTGTCCAGGAGGGAGGCCTCCAGGGCGGCGGGCAGGCCGGGCGCCGGGGCCTCCTCGACGACCTTCTGGTGCCGGCGCTGGAGGGAGCAGTCGCGGGTGCCGAGCGCCCAGACCGTGCCGTGGGCGTCGCAGAGGAGCTGCACCTCGACGTGGCGGCCGTTCTCCACGTACGGCTCGACGAACACCTCGCCGTCCCCGAAGGCGCTCGCCGCCTCCGCCGACGCCGCCCGCAACTCCTCGTCCAGCGCCGCCAGCTCGCGTACGACCCGCATGCCCCGGCCGCCGCCGCCCGCCGCCGCCTTCACCAGGACGGGCAGGTCGGACTCCGTCACCTCGCCCAGGGGCGCGATCCCCAGGAGTTCCTTCGCGCGGGTCTTCGACGCCATCGCCTCGATCGCCTCGGGCGGCGGCCCGATCCACACCAGGCCTGCGTCGGTGACCGCCCGTGCGAAGTCGGCGTTCTCGGAGAGGAAGCCGTAGCCGGGGTGGACGGCGTCGGCGCCCGCCGCGAGCGCCGCCGCCACGACCAGGTCGCCGCGCAGGTACGTCTCCGAGGGCGCGGCCCCCGGCAGCCGTACCGCCGCGTCGGCCTCCCGGACGTGCAGGGCGTCGGCGTCCGCGTCGGAGTACACGGCGACGGTGGAGATGCCCAGGTCACGGCAGGTGCGGAAGACCCGGCAGGCGATCTCGCCCCGGTTCGCGACCAGTACGGTCAGAATCATCAGTGCCTCACATTCGGAAGACGCCGAAGCCGCCGCGCGCGCCCTCGACCGGTGCCGTGTGGATCGCGGAGAGGCACAGCCCGAGGACCGTGCGGGTGTCGCGGGGATCGATGACCCCGTCGTCGTAGAGCCGCCCGGAGAGGAACATCGGCAGCGACTCGGACTCGATCTGCGCCTCGACGAGGGCGCGCAGTCCGGCGTCGGCCTCGTCGTCGTACGGCTGTCCCTTCGCGGCGGCGGAGGCCCGCGCCACGATCGAGAGGACGCCGGCGAGCTGCTGCGGGCCCATGACGGCGGACTTCGCGCTCGGCCAGGCGAAGAGGAAGCGCGGGTCGTAGGCCCGGCCGCACATGCCGTAGTGCCCGGCGCCGTACGACGCCCCCATGAGGACGGAGAGATGGGGCACGCGGGAGTTCGCCACCGCGTTGATCATCATGGCGCCGTGCTTGATGATGCCGCCCTGCTCGTACTCCTTGCCGACCATGTAGCCGGTGGTGTTGTGGAGGAAGACGAGCGGGATGTCGCGCTGGTTGGCGAGCTGGATGAACTGGGCGGCCTTCTGCGACTCGGCGGAGAAGAGGACGCCCTGCGCGTTGGCGATCAGGCCCACCGGGTAGCCGTGCAGCCGCGCCCAGCCGGTGACGAGGCTGGCCCCGTACAGCGGCTTGAACTCGTCGAAGTCCGAGCCGTCGACGATCCGGGCGATCACCTCGCGCGGGTCGAACGGCGTCTTGAGGTCGCCGGGGACGATCCCGAGCAGCTCCTCCGGGTCGTGCTTCGGGGGTTCGGCCGGTCCGGGGTCCTCGTGGTGTTTGCGGTGGTTGAGGCGGGCGACGATCCGGCGGGCCTGGCGGATCGCGTCGGCCTCGTCGACGGCGTAGTGGTCGGCCAGGCCGCTCGTGCGCGCGTGCATCTCGGCGCCGCCGAGGGACTCGTCGTCGCTCTCCTCGCCCGTCGCCATCTTCACCAGCGGCGGCCCGCCGAGGAACACCTTCGACCGCTCCCTGATCATCACGGCGTGGTCGGACATGCCGGGGACGTACGCGCCGCCCGCCGTCGAGTTCCCGAAGACGACGGCGACGGTCGGGATGCCGGCGGCGGAGAGGCGGGTGAGGTCGCGGAAGAGCGCCCCGCCCGGGATGAAGATCTCCTTCTGGGAGGGCAGGTCGGCACCGCCGGACTCGACGAGCGAGACGACGGGCAGCCGGTTGGCGTACGCGATCTCGTTGGCCCGCAGGGCCTTCTTCAGCGTCCACGGGTTGGAGGCGCCGCCGCGCACGGTCGGGTCGTTGGCGGTGATCAGGCACTCCACGCCCTCGACGACCCCGATGCCGGTCACCAGGGAAGCCCCCACGGTGTAGTCGCTGCCCCAGGCGGCGAGCGGCGACAGCTCCAGGAAGGGGCTGTCGGGGTCGACGAGCAGCTCGATCCGCTCGCGGGCGAGGAGCTTGCCGCGCTTCTTGTGGCGGGCGGTGTACTTCTCGCCGCCCCCGGCGAGGGCCTTGGCGTGCTCGGCGTCGAGGGCGGCGAGCTTGTCGAGCATGGCGGCGCGGTGGGCCGCGTAGTCCGGTCCGCCGGTGTCGAGGGCGGAGGCGAGGACGGTCACAGGAGTTCCTCCGGTACGTCGGGCAGGAGCGCGGCCGGGATGTCGGGCGAGGCGGCGGGCAGGAGCGCGGCCGGGATGTCGGACGAGGCGTCGGGCAGGAGCTCGGCCGGGATGTCCACGTGGCGCGAGCGGAGCCATTCGCCGAGGGCCTTGGCCTGGGGGTCGAAGCGGGCCTGGGAGGCGACGCCCTCGCCGAGGATCCCGGCGACGGTGAAGTTGAGGGCGCGGAGGTTCGGGAGGAGGTGCCGGGTGACGGTCAGGCCGGCGGTCTCCGGGAGCAGTTCACGGACCTTGTCCACGGTCAGGGCGTGGGCCAGCCAGCGCCACTCCTCCTCCGTACGGACCCAGACGCCGACGTTCGCGTCGCCGCCCTTGTCGCCGCTGCGGGCCCCCGCGATCCGGCCGAGGGGCGCCCTCCGGGTGGGCCCCTCGGGGAGGGGCGGCGGAAGGTCCGGGTCGGGTACGGCTTCAAGCTCACGGGTCCTCGGGGGTACGGGGACCTCCCGGCGGGTCCCGTCGGGGAGCACGGCCGTGTGCGGGACCTCGGCGGCCGACACGTACGCGGTCTCGAAGACCCCGTAGGGGGCGCCCTTGCCGGGCGGGGCGGTGACGTGGAAGCCGGGGTAGCTCGCGAGGGCCAGTTCGATGGCGGCGCCGGTGACGGCGCGGCCGACCCTGTCGGGGTCCCGGTCGCGGACGACGAGGCGGAGCAGGGCGCTCGCGGTCTCCTCGGTGGGGGCGTCGGGGCGGTCGGTGCGGGCCAGTTCCCAGCGGACCTCGGCGGGCGGGTTCTTCGCCAGGGCGTCGTGGATCTGCTCCCGGAGGAGGGCCGCCTTGGCCTCGACGTCGAGGCCGGTGAGGACGAAGACGACCTCGTTGCGGAAGCCGCCGAGCCGGCTGAGCCCCACCTTGAGCGTCGGGGGCGGGGCCTCTCCCCGTACGCCCGAGATCCGGACCCGGTCGGGGCCCTCCCGGGTGAGCCGGACGGTGTCGAGCCGGGCCGTCACGTCGGGGCCGGGGTAGCGGGCGCCGGCCGTCTCGTAGAGGAGCTGGGCGGTGACCGTGCCGGTGTCGACGAGGCCGCCGGTGCCGGGGTGCTTGGTGATGACCGCGCTGCCGTCGGCGTGGAGTTCGGCGACCGGGAAGCCGGGGCGGCGCACGTCGTGGCCCCGGAAGAAGGCGTAGTTGCCGCCGGTGGCCTGGGTGCCGCACTCCAGGACGTGCCCGGCGACGACCGCGCCCGCCAGCTCGTCGTACGCCTCAGGTCCCCAGCCGAAGTGCCACTGCGCGGGCCCGGTGACGAGGGCCGCGTCGGTGACCCGGCCGGTGACGACGACGTCGGCGCCGGCGGCCAGGCAGGCGGCGATGCCGGCGCCGCCGAGGTAGGCGTTGGCGGCGAGGGCGCCGTCCCGGGCGGGCAGCCGGTCGCCCTCGACGTGGGCGATCCGGACCGGCAGGCCGAGCTTCGCGGCGAGGGCGCGCAGGGCGTCGGCGAGGCCGGCCGGGTTGAGGCCGCCCGCGTTGGCGACGATCCGGACCCCGTGCTCGTGGGCGAGTCCGAGGCCCTCCTCCATCTGGCGCAGGAAGGTCTTCGCGTAGCCGGCGGACGGGTCCTTGAGCTGGTCGCGGCCGAGGATGAGCATGGTCAGTTCGGCGAGGTAGTCGCCGGTGAGGACGTCGAGTTCACCGCCCGTCAGCATCTCGCGGACGGCGTCGAAGCGGTCGCCGTAGAAGCCGGAGGCGTTGCCGACGCGGATCATTCCGGGGCTCCGTGCGGTGCGCGTCCGCCGCCCGCCGGGCCCGCGAAGGCCTGGGCGATGCCGAGCCACCGCTCGGCGTCCTCGCCCTCGGCGACCAGGGCGGTGTCGTCGCGGTGGAGGCGCTGGGTGACGAGCAGACAGAAGTCGAGGGCGGGCCCGGTGACCCGCTGGGCGGCGCTCTCGGGACCGTACGCCCACAACGTGCCGTCCGGCGCTTCCAGTTCGACGCGGAACGGCTCGGCGGGCGCCGGGATGCCCCGTACCAGGAAGGCGTAGTCGCGGGCCCGGTGACCGATCCAGGCGACGTGGCGGAGCCGGGCGGTGGGTGTGCGGACCACGCCGAGGGCGTCGGCGACGTCCTGGCCGTGCGCCCAGGTCTCCATCAGCCGGGCGGTGGCCATGGCGGAGGCGCTCATCGGCGGCCCGTACCAAGGGAACCTGGCCCCGGGCGGGACCGCGCGCAGGGCCTCCTGGAGCTGCTCGCGGCCGGCGCGCCAGCGGGCGAGGAGCTCGGCCGGCGGCAGCTTCGCACCCTCCTCCGCGCCCTCGTCGACGAAACGGTCGGGGGCGGCGAGGGCCTTCTCGGCCTCGGCGGCGAAGGCGTCGGCGTCGGTGGCGGCGAGGAGGGCGGCCCGGTCGGTCCAGGCGAGGTGGGCGATCTGGTGGGCGATCGTCCAGCCGGGGGCGGGGGTGGGGGAGGCCCACTGATCCTCGCTCAACTCTGCGACGAGACGGTCGAGTTCATCGCTCTCGTCGCGCAGGTCGTCGAGGACGACGACGGGGTCGGACACGGTGCGCTCCCCTCGGGGGACGGGCGGTCACGGGCCTTCGCGGAGGAGCATGCCAGCGTGACCAGAAACAATCAAGCGCGCTTGCTTTAGTTTCCGGACCTCATGGTGGACGGCGCCCACCCCGTTGCGGGCGCGCGCCCACACGGGCGGGGGCACCGCCCCGCCGGGCGCGGGGCCCGCACGGTGGTGGTTCGGGGGGCTGGTGTCATACCCGAGAGGTACGGAGGGGCCCCGCCGTGGCCCCTTCGGGATGAGCTCGGATCCTGCCTCGTGGGGCCGTGCCGGCCCGGTTCTCCCTCCTAGCGTGGAGGGCATGTCGCCGTCACTGCTCACCTTCACCCTCAAGGACTTCCGCGCCCAGTTGCGCCGGCTCGTGCTGACCGGTTCGGCCGTCGCCGTCGGCGTGGCGTTCCTCGTGCTCTCCGTCGGCGGCGCAGGCGCGCTCGTCCAGTCGTACGAGCAGTCCGCCGCCGCCGACGTCGGTGACGCCGCCGTCCAGGTCGTCCCGGACGACAGCGGATCGCTGCCCGCCGACGCGGCGGCGCGCGCCGCCCGGGTGCCGGAGGTGACGTCGGTGGCGGAGCGCCTGGCGGGCCACGCCAACGTGATCGCCCCTTCCGGGCGCCCCCTCGACGACCGCGCCCTGGTCACCTCGATCGCCGCCGACCCGGCCCTGCGCTGGCAGCGGCTCGACGCCGGACGCTGGCCCGAGGGCCCCGGCGAGGTCGTCCTCGACCGGGAGAGCGCGGGGCGCGTCGGCGCGGAGCCCGGGGGGACCGTGCGGCTGACGAAGGCCGAGGGCGGCACGGCGGTCGTACGGCTCACCGGTCTGCTCGACACCTCCGCGTCGCAGACGCTCGGCTCGCAGCCCGCGATCGGCGTGCCGTACGGGCAGGTGAGGACGTACGCCACGGGGGCACTGGCCACCCACCTCGACCTCGCCGTCGCACCGGGCGCCGACGCGCTCGCGGTGGCGAAGGCGGCCAAGAAGTCGCTGGGCGGAGAGGTGGCCGCGTACACGCACGCCGGTGCCGTCGACAACGCCCTCCAGGGCGGCAGGACCCTGTACGCGATCGTCATGACCGCCGCGCTGTCCTTCGTCCTCATCGCGATGGCCGTGGCCCGCATGGTCGTCACCAACACCTTCTCCGTCGTCCTCGCCCAACGCGCCCGCCAGCTCGCCCTGTTGCGCTGCGTGGGCACCGACCGCGACCAGCTCCTCCGGATCATCCGCCGCCAGGGCCTCCTGCTCGGCGTGCTCGCCTCGGCCGCCGGGCTCGCGGCGGGCGCGGCGGCCTGCGCGCTGGGCACGGCGCTGCTCGCCGGGTTCGCCGATCTCGGACCGGTCGAGGTCTCCCTCGTGCCGGGCCCGTGGACGTTCGGTCTCGCCGGGGTCTTCGGGGTGCTGCTCACCCTGTGGGCCGTCCGCCAGCCGGCACGGGCCGCGGCGGCGGTGCCGCCGGTCGCCGCGCTCGCCGCGAGCGGGGCGGCGAAGCTGCCGGAGCCGGGCAGCCGGACCGTCCGCGAGGCGGTCACCGTGCTGATGCTCGTCGCGGGTGCGGGGCTGCTCGCCCTCGGGGCGTTCGGCGGCTCGCCGCTCGCCCTCCTGGCCGTGACACTCGGCGCGATCCTCACGTTCTTCGCCGTACTCCGGTACGCCCAGCACCTGCTGCCGCCGCTCGTCGGGCTGCTGGGGCTCGCGCTCCGCCGCCCGTTCGGGACGGTCGGCAGGCTGTCCGTGCAACAGCTGCGGGCCAACGCGCGCCGCACCGCCGCCGCTTCCTCCGCGATGCTCGTCGGCGTGACCGTCGCCGTGTCCGCCGTGACCGCGATCGGGGCGGCCGAGGGCGGCCTGGACAGCATGCTCGCGGACCGCATGCCGGCCGTCTTCGCCCTCGACACGGACGCCGACCGGGTGCCCGCCGACGCGATCGCCGCGCTGCGCGCCGAACCGAGGCTGACCGTCACCCCGGTCCGTACCGCGACCCTCACCGTCGACGGCCGGAAGACGGTCGTCGCCGCCGCCGACCCGGCCGGGCTCAACCCGGCCGCCGAGGGCGTGGACGCGGCCCGTGCCCTCCAGGACGACGAGGCGATCGCGCTCACCGGCCGGCCTTCGCTGAGCATCGCGGGCACCCGGCTCACCACCGTGACCGGCGCGGCCGCGCTGCCCCTCTCCCTCTCTCCGGAGGCCACGGTGTACGTCACCGGGTCCACCCTCGACCGGCTCGCGCCGGGCGCCGCGGCCGTCTCCACCGTGCTGCTCAACCCTGCGGCCGACACCGGGCACGACGCGGCCCGCGCGGCGGTGGACCGGGCGCTCGCCGCGCACCCGGAGATCCGGATCGCGGACACCGGCTCCGACGCCGACCTGATCCGCTCGATGCTGGACCGGATGATGCTCGTGGTCACCGTCCTGCTCGGCTTCTCGATCGCGATCGCCGCGCTCGGCGTCGCCGCGACCCTGATGCTGACGGTGGAGGAGCGCACCCGCGAGTTCGGGATGCTCCGCGCGATCGGCCTCGCGGGCGAGCAGCTGCGCCGGATGCTGACCCTGGAGTCGGTGCTGCTCGCGCTCTCCGGGGCGGTCGCCGGCACGCTCCTCGGCCTGGTCTACGGGACGCTGGCGGCCCGCTCCGTCCTGGCGGGCCACGTCTCGCCCCTGGAGGCGCTGGCCGCCTCGGGCGGTACGGCCCTGACGATCCTCGCCATCCTCGCGGCCACGGTCCTCACGGGCGTCGCGGCCTCGGTCCTGCCGGCCCGCCGGGTCCGGCGCATGGTGGTCGTGGACGCGCTCCAGGCGGCCTAGGCGTGTCCGGAAAGTAGCGCCGTCTGCCCGGAGGGCAGGGCTTGCGGCGTCCGGTGCGTGCGAGCGCAAGGCGGAGGCCCTCAGACGCCCGGCGGGAAGACCGTCGCCGCGTAGGCCGCGGCCGCCGGGGCGGGCTGGAGGGCGGCGTGGGCGGCGATCGCGTGGATGTCGCGCCAGGCGCGCGCCAGGTCGCCGCCCGCGACGAGACCACGGGCGCCACCGGTGCGCACGAGGCGTTCCACCGCGCCGGTGAGGAGGTCGACGGCGAGGGCCGAGTCGCGCTGGTTGAGGGCGGCGGCGGCCGGGCCCGGAGCCGGGCCGTCGGCGCGGGCGGCGGCCGCCTCCAGGAGCAGGCGGGCCGCGTCGATCTCGGCGGAGCAGCGGGCCAGGGTCTGCTGGACCGTCGGGTCGTCGGTGAGCGGCCGCCCGTCGGGCAGGCGGCGCATGCCGACGAGCAGGGTCCAGGCCTCCAGGGCCCCGCGCGCCGCGCCGAGCGCGGGTGCGGCGAAGAGGAGCGCGGCGACCAGCTGGTACGGCACCCGGTGGCAGGGGGCCGCGTCGGCGTCGGCGACGCCGGCCACCAGGGTCTCGCGGAGGAAGGTGCGGTGCTCGGGCACGAAGACCCCGTCGACCGTGACGCCGTGGCTGCCGGTGGCGCGGAGCCCGACCGCGTCCCAGGTCTCCCGGATCCCGACCTGCCCGCGCGGCACCGCGAGGACCCGGTACGCCGGGGCGCCGTCCCCCGAGTGGTCGAGGGAGGCGAGGAGGACCCAGTCGGCGTGCTCGATCCCGCTGGCGAAGGCCCACTCCCCCGACAGGGTCCAGCCGCCGGGCACCCGGGCGAGCCGGCCGGCGGGAGGCACGATCGCCGCCGCGACGCGCACGTCGGGCGAGTCGCCCCACAGCTCGCGCTGCCCCTCGGCCGGCAGGTGCGCGGCGAGGCGGCCGTGGGCGGCGAGCAGCACCGCGCACCAGGCGGTGGAGGCGCAGGCAGTGCCGGCCTCGGCGACCGTGCCGAGCAGTTCGGCGAAGCCCCCGGCTCTGCCGCCCCAGCGGCGGGGCACGAAGTGCCGGGCGAGGCCGGCGGCGGTCATCGCCTCGACGGCCTCGGGGTGGAGCCGGCCGGTCCGCTCCGCCCCCTCGGCGTGCCGCGCGGCGGCGGCCCGCAGCAGGCCGGTGGCGAGGGGGGCGGGCGAGAGGGCGGAGGCGGCGGCGAGGGAGACCGGGGCGTCGACGACAGTCATGACTCTTACTCCTTGAGTGGAGGTTCAGTGGTGGTACTGATGCGAGTAGGAAAAAATTCGGTCTGGAAGGTATTTTCTGAGAGGCCGTCATGAGAGACATGGAGGGCCGCTACAGCGGAAGGGAGGCGGACGCTCGGTGAGGCAACAGGACAGGGCCCGCATGACCTATGACCTGGTGCTCGGCGCGGCAGCGGCCGAGTTCGCCCTGCACGGATTCGCGGGGACGAACCTGGCCGACATCACGGCCCGCACCGGACTGACCAAGGGAGCTCTCTACGGACACTTCTCCTCGAAAGCCGACCTCGCCGGTGAACTGACCCGCTCCTTCGAGTCGGCCTGGGCCGACGCCCTCGCCACCGCCGCCGGCGAGGCGGAGGAGAGCGGCGCGGCACTGCCCACCCTGCGGAGACTGCTGCTCGACCTCGCCCACAGGGTGTACGAGGACCTGCCCTTCGCCGCCGGACTGCGCCTGGTCATGGACGCCGCCCGCGCCGAGGGAACCACGCCCCTCCCCCTCGGC contains these protein-coding regions:
- a CDS encoding acyclic terpene utilization AtuA family protein is translated as MIRVGNASGFYGDRFDAVREMLTGGELDVLTGDYLAELTMLILGRDQLKDPSAGYAKTFLRQMEEGLGLAHEHGVRIVANAGGLNPAGLADALRALAAKLGLPVRIAHVEGDRLPARDGALAANAYLGGAGIAACLAAGADVVVTGRVTDAALVTGPAQWHFGWGPEAYDELAGAVVAGHVLECGTQATGGNYAFFRGHDVRRPGFPVAELHADGSAVITKHPGTGGLVDTGTVTAQLLYETAGARYPGPDVTARLDTVRLTREGPDRVRISGVRGEAPPPTLKVGLSRLGGFRNEVVFVLTGLDVEAKAALLREQIHDALAKNPPAEVRWELARTDRPDAPTEETASALLRLVVRDRDPDRVGRAVTGAAIELALASYPGFHVTAPPGKGAPYGVFETAYVSAAEVPHTAVLPDGTRREVPVPPRTRELEAVPDPDLPPPLPEGPTRRAPLGRIAGARSGDKGGDANVGVWVRTEEEWRWLAHALTVDKVRELLPETAGLTVTRHLLPNLRALNFTVAGILGEGVASQARFDPQAKALGEWLRSRHVDIPAELLPDASSDIPAALLPAASPDIPAALLPDVPEELL
- a CDS encoding acyl-CoA dehydrogenase family protein; the encoded protein is MTVVDAPVSLAAASALSPAPLATGLLRAAAARHAEGAERTGRLHPEAVEAMTAAGLARHFVPRRWGGRAGGFAELLGTVAEAGTACASTAWCAVLLAAHGRLAAHLPAEGQRELWGDSPDVRVAAAIVPPAGRLARVPGGWTLSGEWAFASGIEHADWVLLASLDHSGDGAPAYRVLAVPRGQVGIRETWDAVGLRATGSHGVTVDGVFVPEHRTFLRETLVAGVADADAAPCHRVPYQLVAALLFAAPALGAARGALEAWTLLVGMRRLPDGRPLTDDPTVQQTLARCSAEIDAARLLLEAAAARADGPAPGPAAAALNQRDSALAVDLLTGAVERLVRTGGARGLVAGGDLARAWRDIHAIAAHAALQPAPAAAAYAATVFPPGV
- a CDS encoding TetR/AcrR family transcriptional regulator, with translation MTYDLVLGAAAAEFALHGFAGTNLADITARTGLTKGALYGHFSSKADLAGELTRSFESAWADALATAAGEAEESGAALPTLRRLLLDLAHRVYEDLPFAAGLRLVMDAARAEGTTPLPLGRLCDVVARLIRKGQGEGSVRTAHPADLLARLVVALLVGAPAVVTATDATGPAELVSEVWDILEPALSGSRGG
- a CDS encoding FtsX-like permease family protein, with the translated sequence MSPSLLTFTLKDFRAQLRRLVLTGSAVAVGVAFLVLSVGGAGALVQSYEQSAAADVGDAAVQVVPDDSGSLPADAAARAARVPEVTSVAERLAGHANVIAPSGRPLDDRALVTSIAADPALRWQRLDAGRWPEGPGEVVLDRESAGRVGAEPGGTVRLTKAEGGTAVVRLTGLLDTSASQTLGSQPAIGVPYGQVRTYATGALATHLDLAVAPGADALAVAKAAKKSLGGEVAAYTHAGAVDNALQGGRTLYAIVMTAALSFVLIAMAVARMVVTNTFSVVLAQRARQLALLRCVGTDRDQLLRIIRRQGLLLGVLASAAGLAAGAAACALGTALLAGFADLGPVEVSLVPGPWTFGLAGVFGVLLTLWAVRQPARAAAAVPPVAALAASGAAKLPEPGSRTVREAVTVLMLVAGAGLLALGAFGGSPLALLAVTLGAILTFFAVLRYAQHLLPPLVGLLGLALRRPFGTVGRLSVQQLRANARRTAAASSAMLVGVTVAVSAVTAIGAAEGGLDSMLADRMPAVFALDTDADRVPADAIAALRAEPRLTVTPVRTATLTVDGRKTVVAAADPAGLNPAAEGVDAARALQDDEAIALTGRPSLSIAGTRLTTVTGAAALPLSLSPEATVYVTGSTLDRLAPGAAAVSTVLLNPAADTGHDAARAAVDRALAAHPEIRIADTGSDADLIRSMLDRMMLVVTVLLGFSIAIAALGVAATLMLTVEERTREFGMLRAIGLAGEQLRRMLTLESVLLALSGAVAGTLLGLVYGTLAARSVLAGHVSPLEALAASGGTALTILAILAATVLTGVAASVLPARRVRRMVVVDALQAA
- a CDS encoding TIGR03084 family metal-binding protein: MSDPVVVLDDLRDESDELDRLVAELSEDQWASPTPAPGWTIAHQIAHLAWTDRAALLAATDADAFAAEAEKALAAPDRFVDEGAEEGAKLPPAELLARWRAGREQLQEALRAVPPGARFPWYGPPMSASAMATARLMETWAHGQDVADALGVVRTPTARLRHVAWIGHRARDYAFLVRGIPAPAEPFRVELEAPDGTLWAYGPESAAQRVTGPALDFCLLVTQRLHRDDTALVAEGEDAERWLGIAQAFAGPAGGGRAPHGAPE